GATGCAAGTATCCAAAAATTTAAAGGTGAAGCTTCTATTGGGCCTATAACAGGTAATTTAACTATAGAAACACCTATTTTAAAAGAAAAATCAGGATTACTTATTGCTGCAAGAACTACTTATTCCGATTGGATTTTAAAATCTTTAAATAATAAAAAGCTAAATAAAAGTAGCGCTTCTTTTATTGATTTATTAGCTAAATATAATCATAAAATTAACAAAAAAAATTCTATAAAAATTACAAGTTACTATAGTAATGATAAATATCAAATAGCCTCTGATACAACAAATTCTTACGGTAATAATATAATTTCATTAAATTGGCATCATAAATTTAATGATAAAAATGATGCTAATTTAATTTTAGCAGCTAGTAGTTATAAATTTAATCTAGATTACAACAGTAAAGATATAAGTAAAAATTTTAATTTAAATTATAGTATAAGAGAAGTTAATGCTAAATTAAAATTTAAATACGCCTTATCTAAAAAACATAATATTAAATACGGAGTATCATCTAAGTTATATAATATTTCACCTGGAGTTCTTCAATTTAAAGATGATAATTCTCTAATCGAAAATCGTCAAATAGATAAAGAAAAAGGTTTAGAAAATGCACTTTTCTTGTCTAATAAATTCATCGTTAATAAAAAATTATCTTTAGATATTGGACTTCGTTATTCTCAATTTTTAACTCTTGGTAAAGCTACTCAGAATTTTTATACAGCTAACTCTATCATCGATGAAAGTTCACTTATGGTTACAAAGAAATATAAAGAAAATGAAGTTATTCAAAATTATAATGGATTAGAATATCGATTATCAGCTAGGTATTTATTGGGAGATAATTTATCATTAAAAGCTAGTTATAATAAAACTTTTCAATATATACATAGACTTAATAATAATACAACAGCTACACCTATAGATACTTGGAGATTATCAAACATTAATATTTCACCTCAAGAAGGAAATCAAATCTCATTCGGTTTATTTAAAAACCTTAATGATTATGAATTCAGTTTTGAGACTTATTTTAAAAAATATAAAAATATTTTAAATTATAAAATTGGAGCTAATTTTCTATTAAATGAAAATATAGAAACAGAGGTTTTACAAGGTCCTGGTAAATCTTATGGTATAGAATTCCTTATTAAAAAGAAATTAGGTAAATTAAATGGATGGATAGGATATAATTACTCTAGATCTTTACTAAAACTTGATAGTTCTTTTAATGAAGAAAAAATTAATAACGGTAATTTTTTCCCTACTAATTATGACAAACCTCACGATTTCACTACCGTTTTAAACTATAAAATTACAAAAAGATATAGTATCTCTACAAATTTCATATATCAAACAGGTAATCCTGTAACATATCCTACAGGAAAATATAAATACCTAGATTCTGAATACTTATTATATAGTGACAGGAATAAATTTAGAATACCAAACTATTACAGATTAGACCTTGGTATTAACATTGAAGGAAATCATAAAATTAAAAAACTTGCACACAGTTTTTGGAATATTTCAATTTATAACGTTTTGGGCAGAAATAACCCTAAATCTATATTTTTTAATACAAATAATCAAGGTAAAGTACTAGCTTATAAAAGCTCTATTTTTTCATATCCTATTCCAACTATTACCTATAATTTTAAATTCTAAATTATGAAACATTATAGAACATCTATCTATTATATTTTATTAATACTAATTACAATAAATTGTACTGAACCTTTTAGTTTAAATACATTAAACTTTGAAAACATTTTAGTTGTTGAAGCATCAATAACCGATGAATTTAAAATTCAACAAATAAAGCTATCAAGAACTACTAATATAGAATCTGATGATACAAAACATGAATCAGATGCAACTATTTTTATTATTAATAATGAAAATAAAAAATATAATTTTATAGAAGAAAATAAAGGTATTTATAAATCTGTAGATAAATTTTCTTTAGAAAAAGATAAATCCTATACATTAAAAATAAAAACTAGCAATGGAAATACGTATACTTCTAGTTCCGAAAAGTTAGCTGGAAAAGCTAAAATAGACAAAATAATAAATACTACTGAAAAAAATAAATTCAATGAAAGTATTGTAAAATTGATGGTTAATAGTACTGGTGATAATGAAGCTAAATACTACCGTTATGAATATGAAGAAACTTATAAAATAGTAGCACCTTACTGGTCACCTAACAAACTTATAGTTAACCCTGCTCCTCCTAAACCTATTGGATACGATTTTTTCATCATAGTACCTAAAGAAAATAACAATAATAGAGTATGCTATAAGACCGTACGTTCTACCAGTATACAACAAATAGAAACGAATTCTCTTGTTAAAAACAAAATTATTGAATTACCAATACGCTATATCAACGAGTTTAATCATATTATTTCACACAGATATAGTATATTAATAAAACAATATGTTCAAAACTTTAATGCTTATAATTACTTTAAAACATTAAAAAAATTATCAAATAATGAAAATGTGTTTACTGATACGCAAAAAGGCTTTGTAAAAGGTAACATCGAAAATGAAAATTCAACAAATGAGAAAGTAATTGGTTATTTTGAAGTTTCTACAGTTTTTAAAAAAAGAATCTTTTTTGATTATTCCGAATTAGTTACTGACCCTGTTTCAAATGATAATAGTTTACCATTTCCTATAATTTGTAAAACATTTACTTATCCCTTAATATTAGAAGATGATGAAAGAAAAATTAGAAATAATTTTTACTTTAATAAGTTAATAAATGGTTCTTTGACGTTCTACAAAAAAAACGAATTAGATCTTACAGGAAATAATCGTTATGTAACAGTTTCTAAAGCCTGTGGAGATTGTACTATATTTGGTAGCAATATAAAACCTTCTTTTTGGATAGATTAATAAATTAATTATGAAAAAAAAGCATATATCATTCTTTATTTTTTACTTACTCTCTTTATCAATAATTTCTCAATCAAATAATAGCATTTTAGATTCATCTGGCTTTAGAAGTCTTTCACAAGAAAATATACACTTGCATTTAAATACAAATTTTTTACTAACAGGAGAAAACTTACTATATAAAGTTTATAATTTATCATTAGAAGATAAAAATATATCAACTTTAAGTAAAATAGCTTACGTAAGAATAATTGATAAAAATAATACACCTTTATTTAATCAAAAAGTCAGATTAAATAAAGGCGTTGGTTATGGAGACTTATTTTTACCTAATAATATAGAAACAGGTAGCTATAAAATAATAGCATACACTCAATGGATGAGGAACAAACAAATTTTCTTTGAAGAAAATCTTTACATTATAAATCCTTTTTCTAATCTAGAAAAAATAAAAACAGCAACTGTAAGTAATAATATTATAAAAAAAAATAATGACACCTCCATTTCTTACATAAATACTAATAAAAAAAATTACACAACAAGAGAACTAGTTACCTTAAATATTACTAAAAAAATAAAAGGTACTTTTTCATTATCTGTTCGAAAAACTGATAATTTAGATTTACCTGAAAAATCATCGATTGTAAACTCATTTAAATTACCAAAGAAAGAATATAAAAACTCTACAAAATTTTATATACCAGAACTAAGAGGTGAATTAATTAGTGGTAAAATTATATCTAAAGACAATAATAAACACAATCTAAATAATTTAAAAATAGGCTTATCTCTCCCTAACAAAAATAAAATAACAAAAATATCTGTTACAGATAAAATCGGAAATTTTTATTTTAATATTAAGGAGCCTTACAAAAAATCAAAAGCAACAATACAAATTTTAAATGATGATAGACATCTATATAATTTTAAAATAGATAAAAAGAATATATTAGAAACTCATTTTGAAAATTTCAAACCAATTAGTATAACTAATAAAAATATTGAGATTATAAAAAGAAGAAGCCTTAATTTACAAATAGAAAATGCTTACAATACAATAAAAAAAGATATATTTATTAAAGAAAAAATTAATCCATTAATTTTTGAAGATAAATGTGAAATTATTATTTTAGATGACTATAAACGATTTAAAACGATAAAAGAAGTAACTATAGAAATTCTAAATAATGTTTGGATTGATAGTGATAATAATTTTAGGGTAAAGAATATGAATTCTGATACAAACAAAAAATTACCTACACTATTAATAGTTGATGGATCTATTATTTATAAGCATAATGATTTTTTAGATTACAATGCAAATAAAATCAAATCAGTATCTATACTAAGGCAAAAATATGTTTTAGGGGCTCAACTTTATGAAGGAATAATATATATGAAAACTTTTAAAAATGATTATGATCCTAATTCAGATTACTTGAAAAAATTGAACATTTCACACCCTCAAAAACAAAAAAAATATTTTTTCCAAACACATGAGTCTATAAAAAAAACGAGAAGAATTCCTGACTATAGAACACAGTTATTCTGGCAACCAAATTTAGATTTAACAAAAAAACAAATATCTTTTTTCACTTCTGATGTTATTGGGGTTTTTGAGATAGAAATTGAAGGTTTTACTAACTCAGGAAAACCCATTTCATACACAAAAAACTTTACTGTTAAATAAATAAAAAACCACAATAGATAACGTTGTGGTTTTTTGTTTACATTTACGCTATGAATCTTTTATCACATTTATATTTATCAGGAAATAACACCGAATTAATGATTGGTAATTTTATTGCTGACCATATTAAAGGTAATAAAATTTCTCATTTTAAAGAACGTATTCAAAAAGGCATTATTTTACATCGTCAAATAGATACTTATACCGATGCCCATGAAATTGTCAGAAAAAGTAAACGAAGATTACACGAACGCTACCGTCATTATGATGGTGTAATTATTGACATCTTTTTTGATCATTTTCTAGCTAAAAACTGGGCAACATATTCAGAAATCCCTTTGGATATTTATGTAAATTCTGTCTATCAGTTATTAGAAAAAAATAACTCAACGCTTCCAGAAAAAACACAAAAATTATTACCTAGTATGATTCAGTATGATTGGTTATATAATTATCAATTTACTAGCGGAATCCAAGAGGTTTTAAACGGAATAAACAGACGTACACAAGGAAAATCTCAAATGAATTTAGCTTCGGAAGATTTAGCAATTCATTATCATTTTTTTGAACAAGATTTTACTTTGTTTTTTGAAGATTTACGTGATTTTTGTAATATACAAATTGCTGAAATATGATTTTATCAGAAACACATCAAACTCCCGTATTAGAAAAACCTATTCGATTACAAGAATACGGAACTGGAATTTTTAAAACTATTCCAACAAAATCGGGATTCAAAAAAGCAATTAAAAAAAAGTTAGTTTTTGTCGATGGTAAAATTGCAACTACGGCTCTATTTATCAATGGAAATGAAAAAATAGAATTGTATAAAATTAGCGAAGAAACCACTTTTAAACAATTTAAATTTCCTTTAGAAGTTCTTTTTGAAGATGATTATTTAGCTGTTATTTATAAACCTGCAGGTATTTTAGTTAGTGGAAATTCGTTTGCAACTATTGATAATACACTACTGCAAAACATCAAAAAAAGCCCTTTGGAAGATGCAACACGTCCACGACCTGTGCATCGATTAGATTATCCAACAAGCGGACTTTTACTTATCGGAAAAACAAGTTCGAGTATTATCGCTTTAAATAAATTATTTGAAGATAAAAAAATTCAAAAAACATATCATGCAATAACTATCGGGAAAATAGAAAATAACGGAATTATTGATTTTCCTATTGATGATAAAAAAGCACAAACTTCATATAAATTGATAAAAACAGTTATTTCTGAACGATTCAAAACATTAAATCTTGTTGAATTATCGCCAAAAACAGGAAGAAAACATCAATTAAGAAAACATTTATTAGCTATAAAAAGTCCAATTTTAGGCGATAAAGAACATTTTATTGATGGATTTATATTAAACGGAAAAGGATTGTATTTACACGCATCTACCCTACAATTTGAACATCCGTTTACAAAAAAACAACTCGTAATTACAAAAGAGCTTCCGAATAAATTCAAAAAAATATTTGGTTGTTAATTTTACTTTAAAAAATATATCTTTGCCAACATGCGAATAGATATTATTACCCTAGCACCCGATTTATTAAAAAGCCCGTTTGAACATTCAATGATGAAACGTGCCATTGACAAAGGTTTAGCCGAAATTCATTTTCATAATTTACGTGATTATGGACTTGGCTCTTACAAAAAACTAGATGACACCCAATTTGGTGGTGGCGCTGGTATGGTTTTAATGATTGAACCTATTGATGCTTGTATTTCTAAATTACAAACTGAAAGAACCTATGACGAAATCATTTATATGACACCAGATGCAAAAACATTAAATCAATCAATAGCAAATACGATTTCTTTAAAAGAAAATATCATTATTTTAACAGGACATTATAAAGGTGTAGATCAACGTGTTCGCGACCGATTTATTACCAGAGAAATTTCTATTGGCGATTATGTTTTAACAGGTGGAGAGTTAGCAGCGGCTATTTTATGTGATGCTGTTGTTCGTTTAATTCCTGGAGTTTTAGGTGATGAACAATCTGCTTTAACAGACTCTTTTCAAGATAATTTATTATCGCCTCCCGTTTACACAAGACCAGCAGAATATGACGGAATGAAAGTTCCTGAAATATTATTATCAGGGAATTTCCCTAAAATTGACAAGTGGCGAGAAGAAAAAGCATATCAGCATACAAAAAAGATAAGACCTGATTTATTAGACGAATAATCAGTATATACTTTAAACACGTAGAGCCTGTTTAAATTTTAAATAAAGTGTTTTTTTAGATATAAACGTCACGCTGAATTTATTTCAGCATCGCACAAAACTAAGAACTACGGCAAATCAGGATGCGAAACTGAAATAAATTCAGTTTGACGGATTCGATTTTTTAGCGATAAAAGGTTTTTAAATGAAATTTAAACAAGCTCGTAGTTTTATTTGTTATTAAAAGAAAAGTAATCTCAGAAAAAACAGCTGTAATTATTTAATAAACAACAATTAAAACTACTGATAAACAAGACAATAAATCAATAAATATTATTTAAAAATAAGTTAGTATTTTATAATATTTTGATTAATTTTGCAGAAATAAATTAACCTCTGACGATAATCGTGTACGTTGTTTTATAAACCAATATAAATATCATTACAATGGATTTAGTAAAGTTTGTTCAAGACGAATTTGTAACAAGAAACGAATTACCTCAATTTGCATCAGGAGACACTATTACTGTGTACTACGAAATTAGAGAGGGAGAAAAAGTACGTACTCAGTTTTTTAGAGGTGTAGTTATTCAAAAAAGAGGAGTTGGTGCTTCTGAAACTTTTACAATCAGAAAAATGTCTGGTACTGTAGGAGTAGAACGTATCTTCCCTATTAACTTACCTGCTATTCAGAAAATTGAAGTAAACAAAAAAGGTATTGTACGTAGAGCACGTATCTTTTACTTTAGAGATCTTACTGGTAAGAAAGCAAGAATTAAAGAAAGAAGAGGTTAAGATTAACATCTTTATTCAACTTATAAAAAAGCATTGTGATTATTCACAATGCTTTTTTGTTATTTATAAATAGACGTTATGTAAACGGAATAACTTGTACCTACAAGATTTGGCATAATTTATTTTATCATATTCGAAATAAAACACCATAACTATTAACACTTTCCCATCATAAAACTCATTTCTAATTCTTAAATTTGCGATACTTCAATGAATTTAATAATTACTGTGCGTGTTTTAACCAACACCTCGTTAAAAAACTGATATATGAGCAAAATTGCAAAAATTATGTACACTAAAACGGATGAAGCTCCTGCATTAGCTACTCGTTCGTTTTTACCTATAGTAAAAGCTTTTACAAAATCATCTGATATAGAAATAGAAACGAAAGATATTTCTCTTGCAGGACGTATTCTTGCTAATTTTTCAGATTTCTTAACTAAAGAACAGCAAGTAGAAGATGCTTTAGCTTTTTTAGGTGAATTGGCTAAAAAGCCAGAAGCAAATATTATTAAATTACCTAATATTTCGGCTTCTGTACCTCAACTAAAAGCAGCAATTAAAGAATTACAATCATTAGGTTATGCCTTACCAGATTTTCCTGAAGAAGCAAATACAGATGATGAAAAAGCTATTTTAACTCGTTACAATAAAATTAAAGGTTCGGCTGTAAACCCTGTTTTACGTGAAGGAAATTCTGACCGTAGAGCTCCGAAAGCAGTAAAAAACTATGCACGTAAGAATCCGCATTCAATGGGTGCTTGGGCTTCGACTTCTGAAACTCATGTTGCTACAATGAATGATGGTGATTTTGCACATACCGAAAAATCAGTAACAGTTAATAATGCTACTGATGTAAAAATTGTACACACAAATACTAATGGAACTAAAACTACTTTAAAAGAAAAAGTTTCATTATTAGATGGTGAAGTAATTGATGCTTCTGTTATGAATAAAAAAGCTTTATTAGCTTTCTTAACAGATCAATTAGCTGATACCAAAGAAAAAGGATTATTACTTTCTTTACATATGAAAGCAACAATG
The Tenacibaculum pacificus DNA segment above includes these coding regions:
- a CDS encoding DUF4249 domain-containing protein; the encoded protein is MKHYRTSIYYILLILITINCTEPFSLNTLNFENILVVEASITDEFKIQQIKLSRTTNIESDDTKHESDATIFIINNENKKYNFIEENKGIYKSVDKFSLEKDKSYTLKIKTSNGNTYTSSSEKLAGKAKIDKIINTTEKNKFNESIVKLMVNSTGDNEAKYYRYEYEETYKIVAPYWSPNKLIVNPAPPKPIGYDFFIIVPKENNNNRVCYKTVRSTSIQQIETNSLVKNKIIELPIRYINEFNHIISHRYSILIKQYVQNFNAYNYFKTLKKLSNNENVFTDTQKGFVKGNIENENSTNEKVIGYFEVSTVFKKRIFFDYSELVTDPVSNDNSLPFPIICKTFTYPLILEDDERKIRNNFYFNKLINGSLTFYKKNELDLTGNNRYVTVSKACGDCTIFGSNIKPSFWID
- a CDS encoding RluA family pseudouridine synthase, with protein sequence MILSETHQTPVLEKPIRLQEYGTGIFKTIPTKSGFKKAIKKKLVFVDGKIATTALFINGNEKIELYKISEETTFKQFKFPLEVLFEDDYLAVIYKPAGILVSGNSFATIDNTLLQNIKKSPLEDATRPRPVHRLDYPTSGLLLIGKTSSSIIALNKLFEDKKIQKTYHAITIGKIENNGIIDFPIDDKKAQTSYKLIKTVISERFKTLNLVELSPKTGRKHQLRKHLLAIKSPILGDKEHFIDGFILNGKGLYLHASTLQFEHPFTKKQLVITKELPNKFKKIFGC
- a CDS encoding TonB-dependent receptor plug domain-containing protein is translated as MKTKDASIQKFKGEASIGPITGNLTIETPILKEKSGLLIAARTTYSDWILKSLNNKKLNKSSASFIDLLAKYNHKINKKNSIKITSYYSNDKYQIASDTTNSYGNNIISLNWHHKFNDKNDANLILAASSYKFNLDYNSKDISKNFNLNYSIREVNAKLKFKYALSKKHNIKYGVSSKLYNISPGVLQFKDDNSLIENRQIDKEKGLENALFLSNKFIVNKKLSLDIGLRYSQFLTLGKATQNFYTANSIIDESSLMVTKKYKENEVIQNYNGLEYRLSARYLLGDNLSLKASYNKTFQYIHRLNNNTTATPIDTWRLSNINISPQEGNQISFGLFKNLNDYEFSFETYFKKYKNILNYKIGANFLLNENIETEVLQGPGKSYGIEFLIKKKLGKLNGWIGYNYSRSLLKLDSSFNEEKINNGNFFPTNYDKPHDFTTVLNYKITKRYSISTNFIYQTGNPVTYPTGKYKYLDSEYLLYSDRNKFRIPNYYRLDLGINIEGNHKIKKLAHSFWNISIYNVLGRNNPKSIFFNTNNQGKVLAYKSSIFSYPIPTITYNFKF
- a CDS encoding acyl carrier protein phosphodiesterase, translated to MNLLSHLYLSGNNTELMIGNFIADHIKGNKISHFKERIQKGIILHRQIDTYTDAHEIVRKSKRRLHERYRHYDGVIIDIFFDHFLAKNWATYSEIPLDIYVNSVYQLLEKNNSTLPEKTQKLLPSMIQYDWLYNYQFTSGIQEVLNGINRRTQGKSQMNLASEDLAIHYHFFEQDFTLFFEDLRDFCNIQIAEI
- the rplS gene encoding 50S ribosomal protein L19, with product MDLVKFVQDEFVTRNELPQFASGDTITVYYEIREGEKVRTQFFRGVVIQKRGVGASETFTIRKMSGTVGVERIFPINLPAIQKIEVNKKGIVRRARIFYFRDLTGKKARIKERRG
- the trmD gene encoding tRNA (guanosine(37)-N1)-methyltransferase TrmD, with amino-acid sequence MRIDIITLAPDLLKSPFEHSMMKRAIDKGLAEIHFHNLRDYGLGSYKKLDDTQFGGGAGMVLMIEPIDACISKLQTERTYDEIIYMTPDAKTLNQSIANTISLKENIIILTGHYKGVDQRVRDRFITREISIGDYVLTGGELAAAILCDAVVRLIPGVLGDEQSALTDSFQDNLLSPPVYTRPAEYDGMKVPEILLSGNFPKIDKWREEKAYQHTKKIRPDLLDE